A genomic segment from Gossypium hirsutum isolate 1008001.06 chromosome D04, Gossypium_hirsutum_v2.1, whole genome shotgun sequence encodes:
- the LOC107898517 gene encoding RNA demethylase ALKBH9B isoform X1, whose translation MAGDISGKLTDSDSAGRTGTIGLLKTLNRDELLEVLSQGFCQHCEALLEERIHQLLNKRGSESTVTSDITLISNPVTGKQLARTPLPPPPAANSDILLNDGLGGSGSTSSDNGLSEEQKEHIRFSQVVRKKDFVHMEKINGKSMNVLKGLELHTKVFNAEEQKKIIECVYNLQRMGQKGQLRERTYSEPRKWMRGKGRVTIQFGCCYNYAVDKIGNPPGILRGEEVDPLPPLFKQMIKRMVRWHVLPTMCVPNSCIVNIYNEGDCIPPHIDHHDFLRPFCTVSFLTQCNILFGSSLKIVSPGEFSGPVSIPLPVGSVLILNGNGADIAKHCVPAVPGKRISITFRRMDESKLPYNFLPDPELSRIKPFIVSPSSAPQGHHQKPVINSSFVKAIVQQNQHRNDQAIKDKSDQEATKTTKNDSFLCGNDDFPPLGKASKGASRR comes from the exons ATGGCCGGAGATATCTCCGGAAAATTGACCGACTCCGACTCCGCCGGCCGAACTGGCACCATCGGGTTACTGAAGACACTGAACCGCGACGAGCTTCTTGAAGTTTTATCTCAGGGTTTTTGTCAACACTGCGAGGCTCTTTTAGAGGAACGAATTCATCAGCTCTTGAACA AAAGAGGTAGCGAATCAACTGTGACCTCAGATATTACCCTAATATCAAATCCGGTCACCGGAAAACAACTAGCTCGTACACCGCTGCCGCCGCCACCGGCGGCGAATTCCGATATATTGCTTAATGATGGACTTGGTGGAAGTGGAAGTACATCCTCAGACAATGGATTGTCTGAAGAACAAAAGGAACATATTAGATTCTCCCAAGTTGTAAGAAAAAAGGATTTCGTTCACATGGAGAAGATCAACGGTAAATCGATGAATGTTCTTAAAGGACTCGAGCTTCATACGAAGGTCTTCAATGCCGAAGAACAGAAAAAGATCATAGAATGCGTATATAATCTTCAACGTATGGGCCAAAAAGGGCAACTTAGAG AACGTACATATTCAGAACCGAGGAAATGGATGCGCGGTAAAGGTCGTGTTACGATACAATTTGGTTGTTGTTATAACTATGCAGTG GATAAAATCGGGAACCCGCCAGGGATCCTTAGAGGAGAAGAAGTTGATCCTTTACCCCCATTGTTTAAGCAAATGATCAAAAGGATGGTCAGATGGCATGTTTTGCCTACGATGTGTGTTCCGAATAGTTGTATCGTGAACATTTACAATGAAGGGGATTGTATTCCTCCGCATATTGATCACCATGACTTTCTAAGGCCATTTTGCACCGTGTCGTTTTTGACTCAATGCAATATTCTCTTCGGTTCGAGTTTGAAGATTGTGAGTCCGGGAGAGTTTTCAGGACCTGTATCGATACCTTTGCCTGTAGG ATCTGTGCTTATTCTAAACGGCAACGGAGCCGACATTGCTAAGCATTGTGTCCCAGCTGTTCCAGGGAAAAG GATATCCATTACATTCCGGAGAATGGACGAAAGCAAACTTCCATACAACTTTTTGCCTGATCCGGAATTATCAAGAATTAAACCATTCATCGTCTCTCCTTCTTCAGCTCCGCAAGGCCATCATCAAAAGCCGGTTATAAATTCTTCTTTTGTTAAGGCAATCGTTCAACAAAACCAACATCGAAATGATCAAGCAATCAAGGATAAATCCGATCAAGAAGCTACTAAAACAACGAAGAATGATTCATTTCTATGTGGAAACGACGATTTTCCTCCCCTCGGTAAAGCAAGCAAAGGCGCATCGAGGCGATGA
- the LOC107898515 gene encoding eugenol synthase 1: protein MDREAKNKILIFGGTGNLGTYMVKASIKLGHPTFVFARPLTPQSTINKINLHKEFQSSGVTIIQGELKEHEKIVAILRQVDIVISVLPFPQVPDQIHIIEAIKVASNIKRFLPSEFGVEEDRLSFLPPFEACLVKKRKIRRAVEASGIPYTYVSANCFGAYFLNYLLRPHEQHEDVTIYGSGEAKAPFTYEEDIANYTIRVANDPRTCNKIVIYKMQKNILSQIELISLWEKKTGKYFKKVHVPEEELVKLTETLPFPDNVRASVLHGLFVKGDLVKYELGENDLEASSLYPDYKYTTVDQLLDVFLVDPPKPALATF from the exons atgGATAGGGAAGCTAAAAATAAAATCCTCATATTTGGAGGAACCGGCAACTTAGGCACATACATGGTGAAGGCAAGCATCAAGTTAGGGCATCCAACTTTTGTTTTTGCTCGCCCTCTCACCCCACAATCCACTATCAACAAGATCAACTTGCATAAAGAGTTTCAGTCTTCTGGTGTTACCATCATCcag GGGGAGTTGAAGGAACATGAAAAGATTGTGGCGATACTTCGTCAAGTAGATATTGTGATCTCAGTGTTACCATTCCCTCAAGTACCTGATCAGATTCATATTATTGAAGCCATTAAGGTTGCAAGTAACATAAAG AGGTTCCTTCCGTCGGAATTTGGGGTCGAAGAAGACCGGCTGAGTTTTCTGCCACCGTTTGAAGCTTGTTTAGTGAAGAAGCGAAAGATTAGAAGGGCAGTGGAAGCAAGTGGGATACCTTACACGTATGTATCAGCAAATTGTTTTGGTGCTTACTTTTTGAATTACTTGCTTCGTCCACACGAACAACATGAAGATGTTACTATCTATGGATCTGGTGAAGCCAAGG CTCCGTTTACTTATGAAGAAGATATAGCAAACTACACCATCAGAGTAGCAAATGATCCAAGAACATGCAATAAAATAGTGATTTATAAGATGCAGAAGAATATTTTGTCCCAGATTGAATTAATTTCGTTGTGGGAGAAGAAAACAGGTAAATATTTCAAGAAGGTTCATGTACCAGAGGAAGAACTTGTGAAACTGACAGAGA CCTTACCATTTCCGGATAATGTACGAGCATCGGTTCTTCACGGTCTATTTGTAAAAGGTGATCTTGTGAAATATGAGCTTGGGGAGAATGACCTTGAAGCTTCTAGTTTATATCCAGATTATAAGTATACCACCGTCGATCAACTTCTCGATGTTTTCCTGGTTGATCCACCTAAGCCTGCTCTCGCTACATTTTGA
- the LOC107898517 gene encoding RNA demethylase ALKBH9B isoform X2 has translation MAGDISGKLTDSDSAGRTGTIGLLKTLNRDELLEVLSQGFCQHCEALLEERIHQLLNKRGSESTVTSDITLISNPVTGKQLARTPLPPPPAANSDILLNDGLGGSGSTSSDNGLSEEQKEHIRFSQVVRKKDFVHMEKINGKSMNVLKGLELHTKVFNAEEQKKIIECVYNLQRMGQKGQLREPRKWMRGKGRVTIQFGCCYNYAVDKIGNPPGILRGEEVDPLPPLFKQMIKRMVRWHVLPTMCVPNSCIVNIYNEGDCIPPHIDHHDFLRPFCTVSFLTQCNILFGSSLKIVSPGEFSGPVSIPLPVGSVLILNGNGADIAKHCVPAVPGKRISITFRRMDESKLPYNFLPDPELSRIKPFIVSPSSAPQGHHQKPVINSSFVKAIVQQNQHRNDQAIKDKSDQEATKTTKNDSFLCGNDDFPPLGKASKGASRR, from the exons ATGGCCGGAGATATCTCCGGAAAATTGACCGACTCCGACTCCGCCGGCCGAACTGGCACCATCGGGTTACTGAAGACACTGAACCGCGACGAGCTTCTTGAAGTTTTATCTCAGGGTTTTTGTCAACACTGCGAGGCTCTTTTAGAGGAACGAATTCATCAGCTCTTGAACA AAAGAGGTAGCGAATCAACTGTGACCTCAGATATTACCCTAATATCAAATCCGGTCACCGGAAAACAACTAGCTCGTACACCGCTGCCGCCGCCACCGGCGGCGAATTCCGATATATTGCTTAATGATGGACTTGGTGGAAGTGGAAGTACATCCTCAGACAATGGATTGTCTGAAGAACAAAAGGAACATATTAGATTCTCCCAAGTTGTAAGAAAAAAGGATTTCGTTCACATGGAGAAGATCAACGGTAAATCGATGAATGTTCTTAAAGGACTCGAGCTTCATACGAAGGTCTTCAATGCCGAAGAACAGAAAAAGATCATAGAATGCGTATATAATCTTCAACGTATGGGCCAAAAAGGGCAACTTAGAG AACCGAGGAAATGGATGCGCGGTAAAGGTCGTGTTACGATACAATTTGGTTGTTGTTATAACTATGCAGTG GATAAAATCGGGAACCCGCCAGGGATCCTTAGAGGAGAAGAAGTTGATCCTTTACCCCCATTGTTTAAGCAAATGATCAAAAGGATGGTCAGATGGCATGTTTTGCCTACGATGTGTGTTCCGAATAGTTGTATCGTGAACATTTACAATGAAGGGGATTGTATTCCTCCGCATATTGATCACCATGACTTTCTAAGGCCATTTTGCACCGTGTCGTTTTTGACTCAATGCAATATTCTCTTCGGTTCGAGTTTGAAGATTGTGAGTCCGGGAGAGTTTTCAGGACCTGTATCGATACCTTTGCCTGTAGG ATCTGTGCTTATTCTAAACGGCAACGGAGCCGACATTGCTAAGCATTGTGTCCCAGCTGTTCCAGGGAAAAG GATATCCATTACATTCCGGAGAATGGACGAAAGCAAACTTCCATACAACTTTTTGCCTGATCCGGAATTATCAAGAATTAAACCATTCATCGTCTCTCCTTCTTCAGCTCCGCAAGGCCATCATCAAAAGCCGGTTATAAATTCTTCTTTTGTTAAGGCAATCGTTCAACAAAACCAACATCGAAATGATCAAGCAATCAAGGATAAATCCGATCAAGAAGCTACTAAAACAACGAAGAATGATTCATTTCTATGTGGAAACGACGATTTTCCTCCCCTCGGTAAAGCAAGCAAAGGCGCATCGAGGCGATGA
- the LOC107898001 gene encoding soluble inorganic pyrophosphatase 6, chloroplastic, protein MAQLCVKRGYISECFNPLSLSYNINWNYGLLPQTWEGPSLASSEVEGAFGDNDPVDVVEIGESRRKIGDILKVKPLAALAMIDEGELDWKIVAISLDDPRASLVNDIDDVEKHFPGTLTAVRDWFRDYKIPDGKPANKFGLGNKAANKDYALKVITETNESWAKLVKRSIPAGELSLV, encoded by the exons ATGGCACAAT TGTGTGTTAAAAGAGGTTACATTTCTGAATGTTTCAATCCATTGTCCCTCAGCTATAATATAAATTGGAATTATGGATTGCTTCCACAAACATGGGAAGGCCCATCTTTGGCAAGCTCTGAAGTTGAAGGAGCATTTGGTGATAACGACCCTG TTGATGTCGTTGAGATCGGTGAATCCCGGAGGAAAATCGGTGACATTTTGAAGGTTAAGCCCCTGGCTGCTTTAGCTATGATTGATGAAGGGGAACTTGACTGGAAAATAGTTGCCATTTCATTAGATGATCCAAGGGCTTCTCTTGTAAATGACATTGACGACGTCGAGAAACACTTCCCG GGGACTCTCACTGCTGTCAGGGattggtttcgggactacaagaTCCCTGATGGGAAACCAGCCAACAAATTTGGCCTCGGCAACAAGGCGGCAAACAAG GATTATGCTCTTAAGGTTATTACAGAGACCAACGAGTCTTGGGCTAAACTAGTCAAAAGATCAATTCCCGCCGGAGAGCTTTCGCTTGTATGA